The following are encoded in a window of Cydia splendana chromosome 6, ilCydSple1.2, whole genome shotgun sequence genomic DNA:
- the LOC134791322 gene encoding oxidoreductase-like domain-containing protein 1 has product MIISRLLLLRPFNRNNFRPRIKYCTTKTEAEIEKEKELERIANDASIDEPPTSCCQSGCANCVFIVWAETLSKKMNNAGPEIAEKIMKSVQDPSLRAYLEMELRLRGVKK; this is encoded by the exons ATGATT ATTTCAAGACTCTTGCTCCTAAGACCATTCAATAGAAACAATTTTAGACCACGTATTAAATACTGTACAACGAAAACTGAAGCGGAGATAGAAAAAGAAAAGGAACTTGAGCGGATAGCAAATGAc GCATCAATAGATGAACCCCCAACATCATGCTGCCAATCCGGCTGTGCCAACTGTGTCTTCATTGTGTGGGCGGAGACCTTGAGTAAGAAGATGAATAATGCGGGCCCGGAGATAGCAGAGAAGATCATGAAGTCGGTTCAAGACCCATCTCTGAGAGCCTACTTGGAAATGGAGCTAAGGCTGCGAGGAGTTAAGAAATAG